A stretch of the Sphingobacterium thalpophilum genome encodes the following:
- a CDS encoding phosphocholine-specific phospholipase C — protein sequence MESRREFLRKTLLFSGAAGIASFMPASIQKAFAINPEPGSSFLDAEHIVILMQENRSFDHTLGSLAGVRGFNDPRSVRLPNGLPVWYQTDREGRVFAPFRLNLKESKVTWMGSLPHSRASQVDAFNQGRYDQWLPAKQSGNKQYAAMPLTLGYFTREDLPFHYALADAFTVCDQNFCSGMTSTTPNRSFFWTGKITEMKDGLQKVNIRNDDYSYGKMTWETFPELLEKNSISWRFYQNETSCGGGLTGEERAWLSNFGCNLLEFFQAYQVKFKDTYISNLEAQVRDLPGQIAALEERSPESESQAEKIRADIRKKSEVLGRAEAELKSYNAANYEKLSDFTKSLNQRAFTVNKGDNNYRKLDTLGFGEKGKKRTLEVPKGDVLYQFRKDVDNGTLPAVSWLAGPKNFSDHPSAPWYGAWYVSEVLDILTKNPEVWKKTIFIITYDENDGYYDHVKPFVVPDLKKADTGACSAGIDTEVEMVRLTNELQQGIPKKQAREAAIGLGFRVPMYIVSPWSRGGKVCSQLFDHTSTLQFLESFFSNKYKKDLRLENISSWRRTICGDLTAAFTPFTEKEENLPFLNRNSYIETIYNAQFKGNPAGFVEIDDLNKVKKEVWTAKFNRVQESGIRKSPTLPYAHDAEAYVSNGKFKLMMQVDTAIFGKRTSGVPFNVYSPKTYRDSEGRTERYRNWNFAVSAGDQLLYQWDLSRFEGSDYAFELHGPNGFYRRFTGQKNAPAVSAAISPELKPLTKTPTGKLRLVVRNRESQPVKVEIKSLNYQNYKSIMDIGAGKEIVLSLDIATQGNWYDLLVMGQGSANFAIQLAGRLETGVETTTDPLLA from the coding sequence ATGGAAAGCAGAAGAGAGTTTCTAAGAAAGACTTTGCTATTTTCAGGAGCCGCAGGTATCGCTAGTTTCATGCCCGCCTCCATCCAGAAAGCCTTTGCTATAAATCCGGAACCGGGGAGTAGTTTTCTGGATGCCGAGCATATCGTTATCCTGATGCAGGAGAATCGGTCTTTTGATCATACATTGGGTAGCCTGGCAGGGGTACGTGGTTTTAATGATCCGCGTTCGGTACGGTTGCCGAATGGTCTGCCAGTATGGTATCAGACCGACAGGGAGGGGAGGGTATTTGCCCCTTTCCGCTTGAATCTTAAAGAAAGTAAAGTGACTTGGATGGGGTCTCTTCCGCACAGCCGCGCGAGTCAGGTAGATGCCTTTAATCAGGGGCGATATGATCAGTGGCTGCCAGCCAAGCAGTCGGGAAATAAACAATATGCTGCGATGCCGCTTACTTTGGGTTATTTCACCAGGGAGGATCTGCCTTTCCACTATGCTCTCGCAGATGCTTTTACGGTATGTGACCAGAATTTTTGTTCGGGCATGACCAGCACGACCCCCAACCGTTCGTTTTTCTGGACGGGCAAGATCACCGAGATGAAAGACGGGCTGCAGAAAGTCAATATCCGGAATGATGATTACAGCTATGGAAAAATGACTTGGGAGACCTTTCCGGAACTGCTTGAAAAGAACAGTATCAGCTGGCGTTTTTATCAGAACGAAACGAGTTGCGGGGGTGGTCTGACGGGCGAAGAGCGGGCATGGTTGTCGAATTTTGGCTGCAACCTGCTTGAGTTTTTCCAAGCTTATCAGGTGAAATTCAAGGATACCTATATCAGTAACCTCGAGGCACAGGTGCGTGATCTGCCCGGACAAATCGCTGCCTTGGAGGAACGTTCGCCCGAATCGGAGTCGCAGGCAGAAAAAATCCGTGCGGATATCCGGAAGAAAAGTGAGGTGCTCGGCCGAGCGGAAGCAGAGCTGAAATCGTATAATGCTGCAAATTACGAAAAGCTGAGCGACTTCACTAAATCGCTAAATCAGCGGGCCTTTACGGTCAATAAGGGAGATAATAATTATCGTAAACTGGATACACTCGGATTTGGCGAAAAGGGTAAAAAGCGGACGCTGGAAGTACCTAAAGGAGATGTGCTCTATCAGTTTAGAAAGGATGTTGACAACGGTACACTGCCCGCAGTATCCTGGCTGGCCGGCCCTAAGAATTTTTCAGATCATCCCAGTGCTCCATGGTATGGTGCCTGGTATGTTTCGGAGGTGCTGGATATCCTCACAAAAAATCCAGAAGTATGGAAGAAAACAATCTTTATTATCACCTACGACGAGAATGATGGTTATTATGATCATGTGAAGCCTTTTGTGGTTCCTGACCTCAAAAAGGCAGACACGGGTGCCTGTTCAGCGGGGATTGATACGGAGGTCGAGATGGTACGTCTGACCAACGAACTCCAACAGGGAATTCCGAAGAAACAGGCTCGCGAGGCGGCGATTGGACTCGGGTTTCGCGTGCCAATGTATATTGTCTCGCCCTGGTCAAGGGGTGGCAAGGTGTGTTCACAGCTCTTTGACCACACTTCGACATTGCAGTTTCTCGAATCTTTTTTTAGCAACAAGTACAAAAAAGACCTCCGTCTGGAAAACATCAGTAGCTGGCGAAGGACGATCTGTGGCGATTTGACTGCTGCATTCACTCCATTTACCGAGAAGGAAGAAAACCTTCCTTTCTTAAACCGGAATTCTTATATCGAAACCATTTACAATGCACAATTTAAGGGCAACCCCGCAGGTTTTGTTGAAATCGATGATCTCAATAAGGTAAAAAAAGAAGTATGGACGGCAAAATTCAACCGTGTGCAGGAATCCGGCATCCGTAAATCACCGACGTTGCCCTATGCGCACGATGCGGAGGCTTATGTAAGCAATGGAAAATTTAAGCTAATGATGCAGGTAGATACAGCAATCTTCGGCAAACGGACCAGCGGAGTGCCCTTTAATGTTTATAGCCCAAAAACGTACCGTGACAGCGAGGGGAGGACAGAGCGCTATCGGAACTGGAATTTCGCAGTCAGTGCAGGAGATCAGTTGCTTTACCAGTGGGATCTCAGCAGGTTTGAAGGTTCAGATTATGCTTTTGAGCTACATGGCCCAAATGGTTTTTACCGACGCTTTACAGGTCAAAAAAATGCGCCTGCTGTCTCAGCAGCCATCTCGCCGGAACTGAAGCCGCTGACTAAGACACCGACAGGCAAGTTGCGGCTTGTTGTTAGAAATCGGGAAAGCCAGCCGGTGAAAGTTGAAATTAAAAGCTTAAATTACCAAAACTATAAATCTATAATGGACATTGGGGCAGGCAAGGAGATTGTGCTGTCTTTGGACATTGCCACACAGGGCAACTGGTATGATCTGTTGGTCATGGGGCAGGGGAGTGCCAACTTTGCCATACAGCTGGCAGGCAGACTCGAAACAGGTGTAGAGACTACAACAGATCCCCTGCTCGCTTGA
- a CDS encoding Crp/Fnr family transcriptional regulator produces the protein MEQFKEFVKQRIKVSEEELNDIISRYQVRTFKKKEYFLRAGEICHHEAYVVNGLFKSFYVTADGIEHILQFAIEDWWIGDIASFNYQEPALQNIQALEDSVVLTLSKQDKDKLYEDHPIFEKLSRIMAQRAQVAAQHRIISSIGFTAQERYLDFIQRYPKIYPRISNMQLASYLGVTQEFLSRLKRQILKPNRNS, from the coding sequence ATGGAACAATTCAAAGAATTTGTAAAACAGCGCATCAAAGTTAGCGAAGAAGAGCTCAATGATATCATTTCCCGTTATCAGGTCAGAACGTTCAAGAAAAAGGAATACTTTCTACGCGCAGGCGAAATCTGCCATCATGAAGCCTATGTTGTCAACGGCCTCTTTAAATCATTCTACGTCACTGCCGACGGTATAGAGCATATCCTACAATTTGCCATCGAAGATTGGTGGATCGGAGATATCGCCAGCTTCAATTATCAGGAGCCGGCATTGCAGAATATTCAGGCCCTGGAAGACTCAGTCGTGCTCACCCTTTCTAAACAGGATAAAGACAAGCTTTATGAGGACCACCCGATCTTCGAAAAGCTTTCCCGGATTATGGCCCAGCGCGCACAAGTCGCTGCTCAGCACCGAATCATTTCCAGCATCGGTTTTACGGCACAGGAGCGCTATCTGGACTTTATCCAACGCTATCCTAAGATCTACCCGCGTATATCCAATATGCAGTTGGCTTCTTATCTCGGCGTCACGCAAGAATTCCTAAGCCGCTTAAAAAGACAGATATTAAAGCCCAACCGAAATTCTTGA
- a CDS encoding DUF1634 domain-containing protein codes for MKQVFSKHYWGDKDISLLVGQILRTGVILASSLLVISGVLYLIVHGQEQVPDYKDFIGESNANTTITGILTGAFAGSVPQLIQLGVLLLICTPIVRVIGSLFGFVIEKDRLYIIITLIVLAVIIGSILSGVKG; via the coding sequence ATGAAACAGGTATTTTCAAAACATTATTGGGGCGACAAAGATATCTCATTGCTGGTTGGACAGATCTTACGGACAGGCGTTATCCTAGCCTCATCCCTATTGGTCATCAGCGGTGTTTTATATCTGATTGTACATGGTCAGGAACAGGTGCCGGATTATAAGGATTTTATCGGCGAGAGCAATGCCAACACAACGATCACAGGTATCCTTACCGGTGCATTTGCGGGAAGTGTTCCACAGTTGATCCAACTCGGTGTGCTCCTATTGATCTGCACACCTATCGTCCGGGTTATCGGATCACTGTTCGGCTTTGTCATCGAAAAGGACCGGCTCTATATCATCATCACGCTGATTGTACTGGCAGTGATTATCGGGAGCATACTTAGTGGAGTGAAAGGTTAA
- a CDS encoding Hsp20/alpha crystallin family protein: MALIKFPTKSLNTDAVNPFVNTVFDNLFNDNFISDRLVSRVPAVNISETEKSFKIEMAAPGLDKSDFKINVDKNLITISAEKKEEQTSEEKLYSKKEFNYTSFSRSFTLPDTVDYSNIEAAYEGGILVLTLGKKEDAIIAKRLIEVK; this comes from the coding sequence ATGGCATTAATTAAATTCCCAACAAAAAGTTTGAATACTGACGCAGTAAATCCATTTGTAAATACTGTATTTGATAATCTGTTCAATGATAACTTTATTTCGGACCGTTTGGTGTCGCGTGTTCCGGCGGTGAATATTTCCGAAACTGAAAAGTCATTTAAAATCGAGATGGCTGCTCCGGGCTTAGATAAGTCAGATTTCAAAATCAATGTGGATAAGAATCTGATTACGATTTCAGCAGAGAAGAAAGAAGAGCAGACCAGCGAGGAAAAATTGTATAGCAAAAAAGAGTTCAACTATACATCATTTTCAAGATCATTTACTTTACCAGATACAGTAGATTATAGCAATATCGAAGCAGCTTATGAGGGTGGTATTCTGGTGTTGACCCTAGGCAAGAAAGAAGACGCGATTATTGCAAAACGTCTGATCGAAGTAAAATAA
- a CDS encoding ABC1 kinase family protein produces the protein MYNPTKKLQRSSQILSILAKYGFKDAIARLPWKGPRASIERNIDVDNISVYARIRMALEELGPAFVKLGQSASTREGLLPKDLVEELKRLEDHVPAFDVDIRSYLAEELDLDVESTFRDIESKPFAAASIAQVYRATLVDGSKVVLKVRRPGIDEVMRCDLALMRDIARILTMYNEVLENLNLSLIVESFAMTLQEEMSLVIERHNIERFSKNFKGNKLVKVPRVYADLSSDRVLCMEFLDGFKVTDLEEIKRRGMDVQTLVKNGIDLYLEQVIIHGFFHGDPHPGNMMVMPDGRIAFLDFGNMGKLLGIDRQQLEEFIQSAISEDAVRLADVIEDVAVVSHIPDRSQFERALYEIFDLIDNVSLGDLSLDILFNKLWKVIGDNRLYFPEYIYQLMRGISLMEGIGRQLYPDLNIMESIRPFARRIMRERLSPEAMFKKGKHKVESFARDVEKLPEDMRALVRLFRTGNFTLNHRLISARSFNAIFRKGVNRIVIGIMFMSLNLLGGMVIVARIEPKWWGIPVFAWICLGSAWVFAVYLFVAMIRAKDHD, from the coding sequence ATGTATAATCCGACCAAGAAACTACAGCGCAGTTCCCAGATCTTAAGTATATTGGCCAAGTATGGCTTTAAGGATGCAATTGCCAGATTGCCCTGGAAAGGACCGCGGGCAAGTATTGAACGTAATATTGATGTCGACAACATCAGTGTTTATGCGCGTATTCGCATGGCTTTGGAAGAGCTGGGGCCTGCATTTGTTAAACTGGGACAGTCTGCTTCAACGCGCGAAGGACTATTGCCCAAGGATCTTGTGGAGGAGCTCAAACGTCTTGAAGACCATGTGCCTGCCTTTGATGTAGATATCAGGTCTTATCTGGCGGAAGAGCTTGATCTGGACGTTGAATCAACTTTCCGGGACATTGAGTCCAAACCTTTCGCCGCAGCATCTATAGCGCAGGTATACAGGGCTACCTTGGTCGATGGCAGTAAGGTCGTACTGAAGGTGCGCCGGCCTGGGATAGATGAGGTGATGCGCTGCGACCTTGCCCTGATGCGCGATATTGCCAGGATATTGACAATGTATAATGAGGTGTTGGAAAATCTAAATCTGTCGCTTATTGTCGAGTCATTCGCCATGACCTTGCAGGAGGAAATGTCGCTGGTCATTGAGCGTCATAATATTGAACGTTTCAGCAAAAATTTTAAGGGTAACAAACTGGTCAAGGTGCCGCGGGTATATGCCGATCTGTCTTCGGACCGTGTGCTGTGTATGGAATTTCTTGATGGGTTTAAAGTGACCGACTTGGAAGAGATCAAACGTCGCGGCATGGATGTGCAGACTCTGGTCAAGAATGGTATTGACCTGTATCTGGAGCAGGTTATTATCCATGGTTTCTTTCATGGTGATCCGCATCCGGGCAATATGATGGTCATGCCTGATGGACGTATTGCCTTTCTGGATTTCGGAAATATGGGTAAACTGCTGGGCATAGACCGCCAGCAGCTGGAAGAATTTATACAGTCTGCAATCTCCGAAGATGCTGTACGGCTGGCGGACGTGATCGAAGATGTCGCTGTGGTCAGCCATATACCCGACCGGAGCCAGTTTGAGCGCGCTTTGTATGAAATATTCGATTTGATTGACAATGTTTCCTTGGGTGATCTCAGCCTCGATATTTTATTCAACAAGCTGTGGAAGGTCATTGGCGATAACCGTCTGTATTTTCCCGAGTATATTTATCAGTTAATGCGCGGTATTTCCCTGATGGAGGGTATCGGCCGGCAACTGTATCCGGATCTCAATATCATGGAGAGCATCAGGCCTTTCGCGCGGCGGATTATGCGGGAACGGCTCTCGCCTGAAGCCATGTTCAAAAAAGGAAAACATAAGGTGGAATCTTTTGCCCGTGATGTCGAAAAACTTCCGGAAGATATGCGGGCTTTGGTTCGATTGTTCCGGACGGGAAATTTCACGTTAAACCACCGGCTGATCAGCGCCCGTTCCTTTAATGCCATTTTTCGTAAAGGTGTTAACCGGATCGTAATTGGTATTATGTTTATGTCCCTTAATCTCTTGGGAGGGATGGTTATTGTTGCCCGGATTGAGCCCAAATGGTGGGGAATTCCGGTGTTTGCCTGGATATGTTTGGGATCAGCCTGGGTTTTTGCCGTGTATCTGTTTGTCGCCATGATCCGAGCCAAGGATCATGATTAA
- a CDS encoding acyl-CoA thioesterase, with the protein MENIFYEGQVIWAQIDANRHMRHSAYADICAQARSNMLHKMGFSLDNFAAYQIGPILFREELIYSKEVHLDEYVKVKVEMTKYNKSNSRFSFTHKVYRQDGTLCCTVHVDGAWLDLKQRKLTKLPEEMEPYLAKVPRAPEYEELG; encoded by the coding sequence ATGGAAAATATATTTTACGAAGGACAGGTCATCTGGGCACAGATTGATGCCAATCGGCACATGCGCCATTCCGCATATGCCGATATCTGCGCACAGGCGCGCAGCAACATGCTCCATAAAATGGGATTTTCACTCGATAATTTTGCTGCTTATCAGATCGGGCCTATTTTATTCCGGGAAGAGCTGATCTACTCCAAAGAAGTACATCTCGACGAATATGTAAAAGTCAAAGTCGAAATGACGAAGTACAATAAATCAAATAGCCGTTTTTCCTTTACCCACAAGGTTTATCGTCAGGACGGCACATTGTGCTGTACGGTGCATGTCGACGGCGCCTGGCTCGACCTAAAACAGCGCAAATTGACAAAGTTGCCCGAGGAAATGGAGCCCTACTTGGCGAAAGTACCGCGGGCACCCGAATACGAAGAGTTGGGATAA
- a CDS encoding GNAT family N-acetyltransferase encodes MKFVAPNTLENEKVTLRLIGPKDFDRLYQVAQDPLIWEQHPNKDRWKKEVFRTFFESALDSKAAYLILDKATGECIGSTRYYGLNETERSIFVGFTFYARAYWGSGINPLVKEMMFDFAFNFVDTILLHVGAENYRSQKAVERLGAHRVAERIVAYANEPERRNVEYALQKNTWLRRRRNTD; translated from the coding sequence ATGAAATTTGTAGCACCGAATACACTTGAAAATGAAAAGGTCACCTTGAGATTGATTGGCCCCAAGGACTTTGACCGGCTTTATCAAGTTGCCCAAGACCCATTGATATGGGAGCAGCATCCCAATAAAGACCGCTGGAAGAAGGAGGTATTTCGTACTTTTTTTGAATCCGCTCTAGACAGCAAGGCTGCTTATCTCATATTGGACAAGGCGACGGGAGAATGTATTGGGAGCACGCGGTATTACGGGTTAAATGAGACCGAAAGATCCATCTTTGTCGGCTTCACGTTTTATGCCCGTGCTTATTGGGGAAGCGGAATCAACCCCCTGGTTAAAGAAATGATGTTTGATTTTGCTTTCAACTTTGTGGATACGATTTTGCTACATGTGGGTGCTGAAAATTATCGCTCGCAAAAGGCTGTGGAACGCCTCGGTGCCCACAGGGTCGCTGAGCGGATTGTGGCTTATGCCAACGAACCTGAACGGCGAAACGTTGAATATGCACTGCAGAAAAACACCTGGCTGCGGCGCAGACGGAATACAGATTAA
- a CDS encoding sulfite exporter TauE/SafE family protein codes for MTILTFTLILLLGAFIAGLLGSLTGLGGGVVVIPLLTLLFHVDIRYAIGAALLASIATSSGAATAYVKEGITNIRLGMFLEIATTVGAVIGAIIAIYMPTNTIAIIFGVVLIFSAAMTVRKKNEHALSGGSALAEKLKLNSTYPAGGKLVPYKLTNVVGGFSLMGVAGILSGLLGIGSGSLKVLAMDSMMKIPFKVSTTTSNFMIGVTAAASAVVYLQRGYMDPGIAFPVILGVLCGAITGSKLLKRMNPKTLRIIFAIAITLVALEMIFNGFQQKF; via the coding sequence ATGACTATTCTCACCTTCACACTCATCCTCCTTTTAGGTGCTTTTATCGCAGGACTTTTGGGATCACTGACGGGCCTTGGTGGAGGAGTCGTTGTCATTCCGCTGCTGACACTTCTCTTCCACGTGGATATCCGCTACGCAATAGGAGCTGCCTTACTGGCATCCATAGCCACATCGTCGGGTGCCGCTACAGCCTACGTCAAAGAGGGGATCACCAATATTCGTCTGGGGATGTTTCTGGAGATTGCAACCACAGTGGGCGCCGTGATTGGCGCTATTATCGCTATCTATATGCCGACCAATACCATCGCTATTATTTTCGGTGTGGTATTGATATTTTCGGCAGCTATGACTGTTCGCAAGAAAAATGAACACGCCCTTTCGGGTGGTTCGGCCTTAGCCGAAAAATTAAAACTCAACAGCACCTATCCTGCCGGTGGTAAACTGGTTCCTTACAAATTGACAAACGTGGTCGGCGGATTTTCACTCATGGGTGTGGCGGGTATTCTTTCCGGCCTGTTGGGTATAGGCTCGGGATCGCTTAAGGTACTTGCGATGGACAGTATGATGAAAATTCCGTTCAAAGTCAGTACGACAACGAGCAACTTTATGATCGGAGTCACCGCTGCCGCATCCGCTGTCGTGTATCTTCAAAGGGGATATATGGACCCGGGCATTGCCTTTCCCGTCATACTCGGGGTACTCTGCGGAGCTATTACCGGTTCGAAGCTGCTGAAGCGAATGAATCCCAAAACACTACGGATTATTTTTGCCATTGCCATCACCCTGGTTGCTCTGGAAATGATTTTCAACGGATTTCAACAAAAGTTCTAA
- a CDS encoding RNA polymerase sigma factor, with the protein MNQPEIEFLRLIDENKGIIVKVTRMYMDDHEGRQDLYQEIVYQLWKSFGTFRQQSKFSTWMYRVALNTAMVFLKKEKKHQQHDPLEERHDYAEEAYNTDKDEQLRLFYQAVHELNAVEKALIFLFLEGQSHREIAAHLGISEVNARVKLNRTKERIQQIIKKYSYEF; encoded by the coding sequence GTGAACCAACCGGAAATAGAATTTCTTAGATTGATTGATGAAAATAAAGGAATAATCGTCAAGGTGACCCGTATGTATATGGATGATCACGAAGGGCGGCAGGACCTTTATCAGGAAATTGTTTATCAATTGTGGAAGTCATTCGGGACATTCAGGCAGCAGAGTAAATTTTCAACATGGATGTACCGCGTGGCGTTAAATACCGCGATGGTCTTTCTGAAGAAAGAAAAGAAACATCAGCAACATGATCCGCTCGAAGAACGACACGACTATGCGGAGGAGGCGTACAACACCGATAAAGATGAGCAGCTACGGCTGTTCTATCAGGCAGTGCATGAACTTAATGCTGTGGAGAAAGCCCTGATCTTCCTATTTCTCGAAGGACAGAGCCATCGTGAGATTGCAGCCCATTTAGGGATTTCGGAAGTGAACGCACGGGTAAAATTAAATCGTACAAAAGAACGGATTCAACAGATCATTAAAAAATACAGCTATGAATTTTGA
- a CDS encoding AAA family ATPase: MNIYDLVIADKEKISLEDVFLEAESREKLGQLIKEHRYIRELARYGLPVSNKVLLHGYSGCGKTTTAKALATALDKPIYVLNLSNLVSSRIGETSQHIKQAFDKAGREKAVLFLDEFDQIGKARISEEKDVGEMRRLVNTIIQLMDYFPAEAVLVAATNHPEILDAAVVRRFQLRLAFELPDDAQLDAYYNRLFAPFPHYASVVPRIYGVSFAEAKDYSYDAVKSLLIAELEQVGE; encoded by the coding sequence ATGAATATTTACGATCTTGTTATAGCGGATAAGGAAAAGATTTCGCTAGAAGATGTCTTTCTCGAAGCTGAAAGCCGGGAGAAGCTTGGACAGCTCATAAAGGAGCATCGCTATATCCGCGAACTTGCCCGGTATGGACTGCCGGTCAGCAACAAGGTTCTGCTGCACGGGTACTCCGGCTGCGGTAAAACAACGACGGCAAAAGCTCTTGCTACAGCACTGGATAAGCCTATATACGTGCTGAATCTGAGTAATCTGGTTTCCTCGCGGATAGGAGAGACTTCTCAGCATATCAAGCAGGCGTTTGACAAAGCGGGGCGTGAAAAAGCGGTGCTTTTTCTGGACGAATTTGACCAGATCGGCAAAGCGCGCATCAGCGAAGAAAAAGACGTGGGCGAAATGCGGCGTCTCGTGAATACCATTATTCAGCTGATGGATTATTTTCCCGCCGAAGCCGTGCTGGTCGCTGCGACCAATCATCCCGAGATTCTGGATGCCGCTGTTGTCAGACGCTTTCAGTTGCGTTTAGCCTTCGAACTACCCGACGATGCGCAGCTTGATGCCTATTATAATCGTCTATTTGCGCCGTTTCCGCATTACGCCAGTGTGGTGCCAAGAATTTACGGCGTTTCGTTTGCAGAGGCAAAAGACTATAGTTATGATGCGGTCAAGTCGCTGCTTATAGCAGAATTGGAGCAGGTGGGCGAGTGA
- a CDS encoding SDR family oxidoreductase, whose translation MEINLIGKKALIGASSTGIGAGIARVLASCGASVTLASRNEEKLQRTCESLDASKGQRHQYIIVDYNDHEAYKAQVDRYFEGNKVDILVNNSNGPKAGKIDEKNLADYQHAFELLFQNHCYTTSCALPYMLASGYGRIINVSSSTVKEPVSNLVLSNTVRTALMSWSKSLSADVAKDGVTVNSILTGLFDTERIQSLTNLDAQRLGISYGEALQQRLQQVPAGRLGKPEEYGYLVAFICSEYANYLTGTNIPLDGGMLKGF comes from the coding sequence ATGGAAATTAATCTTATCGGAAAAAAGGCGCTGATTGGCGCCAGCTCAACGGGCATCGGGGCAGGGATTGCCCGTGTGTTGGCTTCCTGCGGAGCTTCTGTCACGCTGGCCTCACGCAATGAAGAGAAATTACAACGTACCTGTGAAAGCCTTGACGCTTCAAAGGGACAGCGACATCAGTATATTATTGTCGATTATAACGATCACGAAGCTTATAAGGCACAGGTAGATCGTTATTTTGAGGGGAATAAGGTCGATATCCTGGTCAATAATTCCAACGGTCCTAAAGCAGGAAAAATTGATGAGAAGAATCTCGCCGATTACCAGCATGCTTTCGAACTGCTGTTCCAGAATCATTGCTATACGACCTCATGCGCATTGCCTTATATGCTTGCCAGCGGTTACGGTCGTATTATCAATGTGTCGTCTTCGACTGTCAAAGAACCGGTATCTAATCTGGTCTTATCCAACACAGTGCGGACAGCACTGATGAGCTGGAGCAAGTCGCTGTCGGCTGATGTCGCTAAAGATGGCGTTACGGTGAATAGTATCCTCACTGGCCTGTTTGATACGGAAAGAATTCAGTCGTTGACGAATCTTGATGCGCAGCGCCTGGGCATATCCTACGGGGAAGCCTTGCAGCAACGGCTCCAACAGGTGCCTGCCGGACGTTTGGGCAAACCCGAAGAGTATGGTTATCTGGTAGCCTTCATCTGTTCGGAGTATGCGAATTATCTGACGGGGACCAATATCCCGCTGGATGGCGGCATGTTAAAAGGTTTTTAA
- a CDS encoding YceI family protein, which yields MNRFFQFLALSVLMVNVAVAQVKWSADPAHTNARFDVKHLGISFVDGEFTKVEGSVETATGTSFNNAKVNFSIDVNSINTRIEARDNHLKTDDFFAADKFPKMTLKSVTFKSAKLKGQYIMVADLTIRDVTKRVTFDVTQNGGIITDPWGKTRAGFTARTKINRQDFGIKYNDKLPSGVEAVASDVDIVVNTELVLN from the coding sequence ATGAATAGATTTTTCCAATTTTTAGCCCTGTCGGTATTAATGGTTAATGTCGCTGTGGCGCAAGTAAAATGGTCTGCAGACCCTGCACATACCAATGCCCGCTTTGATGTGAAACACTTGGGAATAAGCTTTGTTGACGGCGAGTTCACCAAAGTTGAAGGAAGCGTAGAAACAGCTACCGGAACAAGCTTCAACAATGCAAAAGTTAACTTTTCCATTGATGTCAACAGCATCAATACCCGTATTGAAGCACGTGACAACCATTTAAAAACGGATGATTTTTTTGCTGCGGATAAATTCCCCAAAATGACATTGAAGTCCGTTACATTCAAAAGTGCCAAACTGAAAGGCCAATATATTATGGTCGCTGATCTGACCATCCGCGACGTGACTAAGCGCGTGACCTTCGACGTGACCCAAAATGGCGGTATCATTACCGACCCCTGGGGAAAAACACGTGCTGGGTTTACCGCCAGGACAAAAATTAACCGCCAGGACTTCGGAATAAAATATAATGACAAGTTACCATCAGGTGTAGAAGCCGTTGCTTCAGACGTAGACATCGTCGTCAATACGGAATTGGTGTTAAACTAG